From the Exiguobacterium marinum DSM 16307 genome, the window CACTGGCAACTTCCCAGGTGATTCGACAGGGTTCCATGGCATTGGTTTTCTTGCCTTTCCGGACCGTTCTAACAACGTTTCCGGTAATTCATGCAGGAACCTTGATTCCGGGTTGTTTTGGAATCGGCCGTACAGCATCCTAGACTGTGCACGTGTCAAATAGAGACGCTTCTCGGCACGCGTTATGCCGACATATGCAAGACGCCGCTCTTCTTCCATTTCCTCTTCGTCGTTCAATGCCCGACTATGCGGGAACAGCCCCTCTTCCATTCCAATCAGGAAGACGACCGGGAACTCGAGTCCCTTCGCCGAATGCAGCGTCATCAACGTGACTTGATGCGATTCATCGACTTCATCAAGTGAATCCAAATCGGACACGAGCGTCAAATCGGTGAGGAAGGCGACCACTGTCTGTTCATCACTTTCTTTCTCGAAATTTTGAGCCACTGACAGGAATTCTTGTAAGTTCTCAAGTCGGCTTTCCGCTTCGAGCGTTTTCTCAATTTTGAGCATGTCTTCATAGCCGGTCTTCTTCAATATTTCTTCGACGAGTTCTGAAATCGAGAGATAGTCAGCCATTTGCCGTAAGTCCATCATCATTTGACGGAAGTCCGCAAGTTTCGTCGCCGTGCGTGGCGCAATCCCTGATAATTCGATGTCACGAATCGCATCCATAAGCGAAACACCCTGCATATCTGCAAAGTCACCTAACTTATCGACTGTGGCGGCCCCAATGCCTCGTTTTGGTTCGTTGACGACACGAACGAATGAGATATCTTCGTCCGGGTTGGCAATCAAACGCAAATAAGCCAAAACATCCTTAATTTCTTTACGTTCATAGAATTTTGTTCCGCCGACCATTTTGTACGGGATATTGGACTTGAGGAGCATCTCCTCGAGACCACGAGACTGGGCGTTCGTCCGGTAAAGGACTGCCATCTGGCCGTAGTCCATCCCTTCCATCTTCAGCTCTTTCATCTGATTCATGATGAAGAACGCTTCGTCGCGATCATCTGAAGCGACGTGCAGCAAGAGCTTCTCCCCTTCGTCGTTTTCCGTCCACAAATTCTTGTCTTTACGCGAAGCGTTGTTCTTGATGACGCCATTCGCTGCTTCCAAAATCCGTTTCGTCGAACGATAGTTTTGTTCGAGTAAGATGACACGGGCACTCGGGTAGTCTTTTTCAAACGTCAAGATGTTGGCGATATCGGCACCGCGCCAACGATAGATGGACTGATCCGAGTCCCCGACGACACACAAGTTCTCATGTGCCTGCGCAAGGAGTTTGACGAGCGTATATTGGGCACGGTTCGTATCCTGATACTCGTCGACATGGATGTATTTGAACTTCTTTTGATAGAACGCCAACACGTCTGGCGCTTCTTGGAATAAGTGAATCGTCTTCATAATCAAGTCATCGAAGTCGAGCACGTTATTTTGTTTCAACTTTTTCTCATAAGCCGTATAGACATCTGAGATGATGCGCTCATACGGATTATTTCCGACAAGGGCGGCTGCATCTTTCGCCGTACGCAATTCGTTTTTATGGTTCGAAATCATCCCGAGTAATGTACGTG encodes:
- the pcrA gene encoding DNA helicase PcrA, whose protein sequence is MYNLSEELVKGMNPEQAEAVKHTDGPLLIMAGAGSGKTRVLTHRVAYLMAAKQVAPWNILAITFTNKAAREMKDRIARLVGGVAEDIWISTFHSMCVRILRRDIDRIRYERSFSILDASDQLTAIKQVLKELNLDPKKYEPRTLLGMISNHKNELRTAKDAAALVGNNPYERIISDVYTAYEKKLKQNNVLDFDDLIMKTIHLFQEAPDVLAFYQKKFKYIHVDEYQDTNRAQYTLVKLLAQAHENLCVVGDSDQSIYRWRGADIANILTFEKDYPSARVILLEQNYRSTKRILEAANGVIKNNASRKDKNLWTENDEGEKLLLHVASDDRDEAFFIMNQMKELKMEGMDYGQMAVLYRTNAQSRGLEEMLLKSNIPYKMVGGTKFYERKEIKDVLAYLRLIANPDEDISFVRVVNEPKRGIGAATVDKLGDFADMQGVSLMDAIRDIELSGIAPRTATKLADFRQMMMDLRQMADYLSISELVEEILKKTGYEDMLKIEKTLEAESRLENLQEFLSVAQNFEKESDEQTVVAFLTDLTLVSDLDSLDEVDESHQVTLMTLHSAKGLEFPVVFLIGMEEGLFPHSRALNDEEEMEEERRLAYVGITRAEKRLYLTRAQSRMLYGRFQNNPESRFLHELPETLLERSGKARKPMPWNPVESPGKLPVNGFSSKPKPKLAQSSGAETLGWQVGDKANHKKWGQGTVVQTRGEGDQVEVDIAFPEVGIKRLLAKFAPIEKA